A stretch of Anaeromyxobacter dehalogenans 2CP-1 DNA encodes these proteins:
- a CDS encoding cytochrome c3 family protein, with translation MGYVRPRIGPLAVTVAVALAIVPAGAPAAEAAPGSTPKAPAVKATRPEAKPPLLVQAEAPPFSEGIYPCSACHAGMPKNGTRRELVFHDEQQSIFDHGADQRWCLDCHDLQNRDVLRLANGAPVPFTESYRLCGQCHGDKYRDWRVGVHGKRVGHWNGEKTYFLCVNCHNPHSPRFKGVQEIVSGGKKTVAPTLTYLKPEPRPKRPEEQRR, from the coding sequence ATGGGCTACGTACGACCGAGGATCGGGCCGCTCGCGGTGACGGTGGCGGTGGCGCTCGCCATCGTTCCCGCCGGGGCGCCCGCCGCCGAGGCGGCACCGGGATCGACCCCGAAGGCGCCGGCGGTGAAGGCCACCCGGCCGGAGGCGAAGCCGCCGCTGCTCGTGCAGGCGGAGGCGCCGCCGTTCTCGGAGGGGATCTACCCGTGCTCGGCGTGCCACGCCGGGATGCCCAAGAACGGGACCCGCCGCGAGCTGGTGTTCCACGACGAGCAGCAGTCGATCTTCGACCACGGCGCCGACCAGCGCTGGTGCCTCGACTGCCACGACCTGCAGAACCGCGACGTGCTCCGGCTCGCGAACGGCGCGCCGGTACCGTTCACCGAGTCCTACCGGCTGTGCGGCCAGTGCCACGGCGACAAGTACCGCGACTGGCGCGTGGGCGTGCACGGCAAGCGCGTGGGGCACTGGAACGGCGAGAAGACCTACTTCCTGTGCGTGAACTGCCACAACCCGCACTCGCCGCGGTTCAAGGGCGTCCAGGAGATCGTCTCCGGCGGGAAGAAGACCGTGGCCCCGACCCTGACCTACCTCAAGCCCGAGCCGCGGCCGAAGCGCCCGGAGGAGCAGCGCCGATGA
- a CDS encoding chloride channel protein, with translation MERTGSQDAKALPTAAPPVFFRSLRDFLRVLPGAAQRFWVLVIATGALSGLGSGALLLALSGVQELAWPQAARFVDSVDVSSPGRRVLVPALAGLLVGVTALLWRKPLGGHGTARILEAIWHRGRELSLGRTLVRGLLSITCVGMGASLGREGALVQAGAASGSWLAGRLGVSERQARVLVACGAASGIAAAYDVPIGGALFGLEVLLGSFALELLGPIAVACVVATAVARTLPVPHATYDIPEYALLHPAELLLGLALAPVLGLASAIYVRVMGWVEVRFDRFPARLRPMLPVLGMGAVGLLAIRFPAVLGNGFDTVHQALLGELPLRLLLVLPLLKLAASAVCAGTGVPGGLFTPSLFFGAAIGGAAGELLARVLPGAPPSGALALVGMAGVLAGTTHAAVSSVLIVFELTGDYGVILPLMLSAAVAAATSRAIEPDSLYTAPLRRSGVALPELPRPEWLRTTPVAALVERDAERVPPTLAFDALVKKLLALPPGHDLYVTDAEGALLGVIRLDALKGTISDQADLGMIVAADVVDREIEPITTAMTLAEVAVRFGETDLERLPVVDGQRRLVGVVAMRDLLARGSF, from the coding sequence GTGGAGCGGACGGGGTCACAGGACGCGAAGGCCCTGCCCACCGCGGCGCCGCCGGTCTTCTTCCGCTCGCTCCGGGACTTCCTGCGCGTCCTGCCGGGCGCCGCGCAGCGGTTCTGGGTGCTGGTCATCGCGACGGGGGCGCTCTCCGGGCTGGGCTCGGGCGCGCTGCTCCTGGCGCTCTCTGGCGTGCAGGAGCTCGCCTGGCCGCAGGCGGCGCGGTTCGTCGACTCGGTGGACGTCTCGTCGCCCGGCCGGCGGGTGCTCGTCCCGGCGCTGGCCGGGCTGCTGGTCGGGGTCACCGCGCTGCTCTGGCGCAAGCCGCTCGGCGGGCACGGCACGGCGCGCATCCTCGAGGCCATCTGGCATCGCGGCCGCGAGCTGTCGCTGGGCCGGACGCTCGTGCGCGGGCTGCTCTCGATCACCTGCGTCGGCATGGGCGCGTCGCTGGGCCGGGAGGGCGCGCTCGTCCAGGCGGGCGCGGCGAGCGGATCGTGGCTGGCCGGCCGGCTCGGGGTGAGCGAGCGCCAGGCCCGCGTGCTCGTCGCCTGCGGCGCCGCCTCGGGCATCGCGGCCGCCTACGACGTGCCCATCGGCGGCGCGCTCTTCGGCCTGGAGGTGCTGCTGGGGAGCTTCGCCCTCGAGCTGCTCGGGCCCATCGCCGTCGCCTGCGTGGTCGCCACCGCGGTGGCGCGCACGCTGCCGGTCCCGCACGCCACCTACGACATCCCCGAGTACGCGCTGCTCCACCCCGCCGAGCTGCTCCTCGGGCTCGCGCTCGCGCCGGTGCTCGGGCTCGCGTCGGCCATCTACGTGCGGGTGATGGGCTGGGTCGAGGTGCGCTTCGATCGGTTCCCGGCGCGGCTGCGGCCGATGCTGCCGGTCCTGGGCATGGGCGCGGTCGGGCTGCTCGCGATCCGGTTTCCGGCCGTGCTCGGCAACGGGTTCGACACGGTCCACCAGGCGCTGCTCGGCGAGCTGCCGCTGCGCCTGCTGCTGGTGCTGCCGCTCCTGAAGCTCGCGGCGAGCGCGGTGTGCGCCGGGACCGGGGTGCCCGGCGGGCTGTTCACCCCGTCGCTGTTCTTCGGGGCCGCCATCGGCGGCGCGGCCGGGGAGCTGCTGGCGCGGGTGCTCCCAGGGGCGCCGCCCTCCGGCGCGCTCGCGCTGGTGGGCATGGCGGGCGTGCTGGCGGGCACCACGCACGCGGCGGTCTCCTCGGTGCTGATCGTGTTCGAGCTGACCGGCGACTACGGGGTGATCCTGCCGCTCATGCTCTCGGCCGCGGTCGCCGCCGCCACCAGCCGCGCCATCGAGCCGGACTCGCTCTACACCGCGCCGCTGCGGCGCAGCGGGGTGGCGCTGCCGGAGCTGCCGCGCCCGGAGTGGCTGCGCACCACGCCGGTGGCGGCGCTGGTGGAGCGCGACGCGGAGCGCGTCCCGCCCACGCTCGCGTTCGACGCGCTGGTGAAGAAGCTGCTGGCGCTGCCGCCCGGGCACGACCTGTACGTCACCGACGCGGAGGGCGCGCTCCTCGGCGTCATCCGGCTCGACGCGCTGAAGGGCACCATCTCGGACCAGGCCGACCTGGGGATGATCGTCGCGGCCGACGTGGTGGACCGCGAGATCGAGCCCATCACCACCGCCATGACGCTCGCGGAGGTCGCGGTGCGGTTCGGGGAGACCGACCTCGAGCGCCTGCCGGTCGTGGACGGCCAGCGGAGGCTGGTGGGCGTGGTGGCCATGCGCGACCTGCTCGCCCGCGGGAGCTTCTGA
- the dsrP gene encoding sulfate reduction electron transfer complex DsrMKJOP subunit DsrP: MSGFLEFVKGCVRQVLSGGRAYKAWMAFLLCVIAVGVAAYTRQATAGLIASNMRDDVSWAFYIGNFAFLVGVAAAAVLLVIPAYVYQWKPIKEVVVLGELLAISALVMALLFISVDLGRPDRVHHMMPFLGTPNWPASLLTWDALVLNTYLLLNVVLVLYLLFKTYRGEHYDKRIFLPLVLLSIPVSISTHTVTAFLFNGMAARPYWNASILAPRFIASALCSGPAVMIILFQLLRKAFKFEIKDEAIWKIAELMAYAMFINLFLLGAELFKEYYSATEHLLYTKYLWGGIGEHTVLVKYAWLSLACSVIAFLLFLTPRTRKNFVTLNVGCVLIWAGVYIEKGMGLIIPGFTPSTLGQIYEYTPTKMEWAIAAGVFGVGFLTFTILVKIAVPILVGTFRAPERAHGHAPAAGYPVP, from the coding sequence ATGTCCGGATTCCTCGAGTTCGTGAAGGGCTGCGTCCGCCAGGTGCTCTCGGGCGGCCGCGCCTACAAGGCCTGGATGGCGTTCCTCCTCTGCGTGATCGCGGTGGGGGTCGCGGCGTACACGCGGCAGGCCACCGCCGGCCTCATCGCCAGCAACATGCGCGACGACGTGTCCTGGGCGTTCTACATCGGGAACTTCGCGTTCCTGGTGGGCGTGGCCGCGGCGGCGGTGCTGCTGGTGATCCCCGCCTACGTGTACCAGTGGAAGCCCATCAAGGAGGTGGTGGTCCTCGGCGAGCTGCTCGCCATCAGCGCGCTGGTGATGGCGCTGCTGTTCATCTCGGTGGACCTGGGCCGCCCCGACCGCGTCCACCACATGATGCCGTTCCTCGGCACGCCGAACTGGCCGGCCTCCCTGCTGACCTGGGACGCGCTGGTGCTGAACACGTACCTGTTGCTGAACGTCGTGCTGGTCCTGTACCTGCTGTTCAAGACCTACCGCGGCGAGCACTACGACAAGCGCATCTTCCTGCCGCTGGTGCTGCTCTCGATCCCGGTGTCGATCTCCACGCACACCGTGACCGCGTTCCTGTTCAACGGCATGGCGGCGCGCCCGTACTGGAACGCGTCGATCCTGGCGCCGCGCTTCATCGCCTCGGCGCTCTGCTCCGGCCCGGCGGTGATGATCATCCTGTTCCAGCTGCTGCGGAAGGCGTTCAAGTTCGAGATCAAGGACGAGGCCATCTGGAAGATCGCCGAGCTGATGGCCTACGCGATGTTCATCAACCTGTTCCTCCTCGGCGCCGAGCTGTTCAAGGAGTACTACTCGGCGACGGAGCACCTGCTCTACACGAAGTACCTGTGGGGCGGGATCGGCGAGCACACCGTGCTGGTGAAGTACGCCTGGCTGTCGCTCGCGTGCAGCGTGATCGCGTTCCTGCTGTTCCTCACGCCGCGCACCCGCAAGAACTTCGTCACCCTGAACGTCGGGTGCGTACTCATCTGGGCCGGCGTCTACATCGAGAAGGGGATGGGGCTGATCATCCCCGGCTTCACGCCGTCCACGCTGGGCCAGATCTACGAGTACACGCCGACCAAGATGGAGTGGGCCATCGCGGCGGGCGTGTTCGGGGTGGGGTTCCTGACCTTCACGATCCTGGTGAAGATCGCGGTGCCCATCCTCGTCGGTACGTTCAGGGCGCCCGAGCGCGCGCACGGCCATGCGCCGGCGGCCGGGTACCCGGTTCCCTAG
- a CDS encoding YheT family hydrolase, translating into MTAYRPSRWLPGAHAITVFASVARPLPRPPAVRERWELPDGDFLDVDRFAGPAAGAPVLVVCHGLEGSSRAPYVRGLVALALAHGMGALAMNFRGCSGTPNRLPRFYHSGETGDVDEVVRRLVAERPGRPLVLSGFSLGGNVVAKYLGERGDDLAAEVRGGAVVSVPFDLARSARAIDGPGFWNWVYRERFLRRLRAKALEKAARFPERLDAAAIRAVTTFAGFDGAVTAPLHGFASAEEYWSRCSAGRFVAGVRRPLLALAALDDPMVPRDTLPVEAARANPHVELVATPAGGHVGFVSGAPFRPSFWAELRAAAFAAELARAGQSAR; encoded by the coding sequence GTGACCGCCTACCGCCCGAGCCGCTGGCTCCCGGGCGCGCATGCCATAACCGTGTTCGCGAGCGTGGCGCGCCCGCTGCCGCGCCCGCCCGCCGTCCGCGAGCGCTGGGAGCTCCCCGACGGCGACTTCCTCGACGTGGACCGCTTCGCCGGCCCCGCCGCCGGGGCGCCGGTGCTGGTGGTCTGCCACGGCCTGGAGGGCTCGTCGCGCGCCCCCTACGTGCGCGGGCTGGTGGCGCTGGCGCTCGCGCACGGCATGGGCGCGCTCGCGATGAACTTCCGCGGCTGCTCCGGCACCCCGAACCGGCTGCCGCGCTTCTACCACTCGGGCGAGACCGGCGACGTCGACGAGGTGGTGCGGCGGCTGGTGGCGGAGCGCCCGGGCCGGCCGCTGGTGCTCTCCGGCTTCTCGCTCGGAGGCAACGTGGTGGCGAAGTACCTGGGCGAGCGCGGCGACGACCTCGCGGCCGAGGTGCGGGGCGGCGCGGTGGTGTCGGTCCCGTTCGACCTCGCCCGCTCGGCGCGCGCCATCGACGGCCCGGGCTTCTGGAACTGGGTCTACCGCGAGCGCTTCCTGCGGCGGCTGCGCGCGAAGGCGCTGGAGAAGGCGGCCCGCTTCCCGGAGCGCCTCGACGCGGCGGCCATCCGCGCGGTGACCACCTTCGCCGGCTTCGACGGCGCGGTGACGGCCCCGCTCCACGGCTTCGCCTCGGCGGAGGAGTACTGGAGCCGCTGCTCGGCCGGGCGCTTCGTGGCGGGCGTGCGGCGGCCGCTGCTGGCGCTCGCCGCGCTCGACGACCCGATGGTCCCGCGCGACACGCTGCCGGTCGAGGCGGCGCGAGCCAACCCGCACGTCGAGCTGGTCGCGACCCCGGCCGGCGGGCACGTGGGCTTCGTCTCGGGGGCGCCGTTCCGGCCCAGCTTCTGGGCGGAGCTGCGGGCGGCCGCGTTCGCGGCGGAGCTGGCCCGCGCCGGGCAGTCCGCGCGCTGA
- a CDS encoding MFS transporter, with protein MTTPPAGAVPADPAKPTPPWIFLFLDFPFGAAVGYLSLGVPFWMERRGFSIEAIAAVAAGANLAHAFKLLWIPVLDLGAYRKVWYLAMAATTAALLAVISALPDPLANLPLFAALLTALQAAATTGHAANNALMATTTRFADKGKVGGFAMASNVGSTGLLGAVAILVSDAVSPRAAGLTLAVLVLAGAAFALRIVEPRLVDPAVRAAHGLARATVRHLGAMLRDLWSTVRSREGFTGLVICLAPVGCQAMSNLFTGISEQYGASARLVGMANGVGGGIASAVGALLGGVLADRMSRRVAYAASGGLTALCAVAMAAAPLNEWTYAWGTFTYLFAGGIAFATWAGMVLEMVGLSAATATKYALFNASANLAISYVTAADGLGGAWLHRTLGIAEARGVLLTDAALTLGGIAVLLAMLLVTRRPAPAVRPS; from the coding sequence GTGACCACCCCGCCCGCCGGCGCCGTCCCGGCCGATCCCGCGAAGCCGACGCCGCCCTGGATCTTCCTGTTCCTCGACTTCCCGTTCGGCGCGGCGGTCGGCTACCTCTCGCTGGGCGTGCCGTTCTGGATGGAGCGGCGCGGCTTCTCCATCGAGGCCATCGCCGCGGTGGCGGCGGGCGCGAACCTGGCGCACGCGTTCAAGCTGCTGTGGATCCCGGTGCTCGACCTCGGCGCCTACCGCAAGGTCTGGTACCTGGCCATGGCCGCCACCACCGCCGCGCTGCTGGCGGTGATCTCGGCGCTGCCGGATCCGCTCGCGAACCTGCCGCTGTTCGCGGCGCTGCTCACCGCGCTGCAGGCGGCGGCCACCACCGGCCACGCCGCCAACAACGCGCTCATGGCGACGACCACCCGGTTCGCCGACAAGGGCAAGGTGGGGGGGTTCGCCATGGCCTCGAACGTCGGCAGCACCGGGCTGCTCGGCGCCGTGGCGATCCTGGTGTCGGACGCGGTCTCCCCGCGCGCGGCCGGGCTGACGCTGGCGGTCCTCGTGCTCGCCGGCGCCGCGTTCGCGCTGCGCATCGTCGAGCCGCGCCTGGTCGACCCGGCGGTCCGGGCGGCGCACGGGCTGGCCCGCGCCACGGTCCGGCACCTCGGGGCGATGCTGCGCGACCTCTGGTCCACCGTGCGGAGCCGCGAGGGCTTCACCGGCCTCGTCATCTGCCTCGCGCCGGTCGGCTGCCAGGCGATGTCCAACCTGTTCACCGGCATCTCCGAGCAGTACGGCGCCAGCGCGCGGCTGGTGGGGATGGCGAACGGCGTCGGCGGCGGCATCGCCAGCGCGGTGGGGGCGCTGCTGGGCGGCGTCCTCGCCGACCGGATGAGCCGCCGGGTCGCCTACGCCGCGTCCGGCGGCCTGACCGCGCTCTGCGCCGTGGCGATGGCCGCCGCGCCGCTGAACGAGTGGACCTACGCCTGGGGCACGTTCACGTACCTGTTCGCGGGCGGGATCGCGTTCGCCACCTGGGCCGGGATGGTGCTCGAGATGGTGGGGCTCTCGGCCGCGACCGCCACGAAGTACGCGCTCTTCAACGCGTCGGCCAACCTCGCCATCAGCTACGTCACCGCCGCCGACGGCCTCGGCGGCGCCTGGCTGCACCGGACGCTCGGCATCGCCGAGGCGCGCGGCGTGCTCCTCACCGACGCGGCGCTCACGCTGGGCGGCATCGCGGTGCTGCTCGCGATGCTGCTGGTGACGCGCCGCCCCGCGCCCGCCGTGCGCCCCTCCTGA
- a CDS encoding acyltransferase family protein, with amino-acid sequence MSDGSLTTPPKAPRIPTLDAARAVGVVAMVFGHTLDALLSAEARAAPGMVLYWKARGFTAPLFMLVSGWAVTVAIGRGRARGLDIPRGRLGRVLLLLAIGYGLRWPGWGIDALRAGDPAVWSHLLAFDALHVIGVSLLVAALVLALPWTSREKVGVFALLGVLAVALAMRAPAPVLPAPAELPAPGLGMAVAQALGGTSPFPLLPWCIYFFAGAVVGLSAPADARRRTVALALAGAAMFAVTLWTGLEDLPPAHPGLIAYRIGAVLLLLAALSAVPAAAAARLAPVGKASLGVYAIHIPIVWGWSTWHGLALRVGPSLSAWNAVLVAALVLAASFGLHLAIKHARAAGAAGLRRVRSAMDGVALDP; translated from the coding sequence TTGTCCGACGGCAGCCTCACGACCCCTCCGAAGGCCCCCCGCATCCCGACGCTCGACGCCGCCCGCGCGGTGGGCGTGGTGGCCATGGTGTTCGGCCACACGCTCGACGCGCTGCTCTCCGCGGAGGCGCGGGCCGCGCCGGGGATGGTCCTCTACTGGAAGGCGCGCGGCTTCACCGCGCCGCTGTTCATGCTGGTCTCCGGCTGGGCGGTGACGGTCGCCATCGGCCGGGGCCGGGCCCGCGGGCTCGACATCCCGCGCGGACGGCTCGGGCGCGTGCTGCTCCTGCTGGCCATCGGCTACGGGCTGCGCTGGCCGGGGTGGGGGATCGACGCGCTCCGCGCCGGGGATCCGGCGGTGTGGAGCCACCTGCTCGCGTTCGACGCGCTCCACGTCATCGGCGTGTCGCTGCTCGTCGCCGCGCTGGTGCTGGCGCTGCCCTGGACGTCGCGGGAGAAGGTGGGCGTCTTCGCGCTGCTCGGCGTGCTGGCGGTGGCGCTCGCGATGCGCGCGCCCGCGCCGGTGCTGCCCGCGCCGGCGGAGCTGCCGGCCCCCGGGCTCGGGATGGCGGTGGCGCAGGCGCTGGGCGGCACGTCGCCGTTCCCGCTGCTCCCGTGGTGCATCTACTTCTTCGCCGGCGCGGTGGTGGGGCTCAGCGCGCCCGCCGACGCGCGGCGCCGCACCGTGGCGCTGGCCCTCGCCGGCGCCGCCATGTTCGCGGTGACGCTCTGGACCGGGCTCGAGGACCTGCCCCCCGCGCACCCCGGGCTCATCGCCTACCGCATCGGCGCGGTGCTGCTCCTGCTCGCGGCGCTCTCGGCGGTCCCCGCGGCGGCGGCCGCGCGCCTCGCGCCGGTCGGCAAGGCGTCGCTGGGCGTCTACGCCATCCACATCCCCATCGTGTGGGGCTGGTCCACCTGGCACGGGCTCGCGCTGCGGGTGGGGCCGTCGCTGTCGGCGTGGAACGCGGTCCTGGTCGCGGCGCTGGTGCTCGCGGCGAGCTTCGGGCTCCACCTCGCGATCAAGCACGCCCGCGCGGCCGGGGCGGCCGGGCTGCGCCGGGTGCGCTCGGCGATGGACGGCGTCGCGCTCGATCCCTGA
- a CDS encoding 4Fe-4S dicluster domain-containing protein — MTPNKSLPVLGGADAPPPSPREGIDPIGDGPLDPARRAFLRTAAAGTAVAALASCSSGLDMEDFLRKHFKELSPDELKKVLAKVEKRNQERFGKKTTVSAKGPQPGVEYGYGLDISRCVGCRRCVYACVKENNQSRTEPQIHWIQVLEMDKEHGVDLAHADLYYEADAVPRPGKFYFPVQCQQCRNPPCVKVCPTQATWKEQDGIVVVDYDWCIGCRCCMSACPYGARHFNWATPNLPAEELNPDQHYLGNRPRPKGVVEKCTFCIQRVREGRYTACVEVCPVGARKFGNLLDPESEIRKVMETKRVFVFKEELATHPQFFYFYAT, encoded by the coding sequence ATGACCCCGAACAAGAGCCTGCCGGTCCTGGGCGGCGCGGACGCGCCGCCCCCGTCGCCGCGCGAAGGCATCGACCCCATCGGCGACGGCCCGCTCGACCCGGCGCGGCGCGCGTTCCTCCGCACCGCCGCCGCCGGCACCGCGGTCGCGGCGCTCGCGTCGTGCAGCAGCGGCCTGGACATGGAGGACTTCCTCCGCAAGCACTTCAAGGAGCTCTCGCCGGACGAGCTGAAGAAGGTGCTCGCCAAGGTGGAGAAGCGGAACCAGGAGCGCTTCGGGAAGAAGACCACCGTCTCCGCGAAGGGGCCGCAGCCCGGCGTCGAGTACGGCTACGGCCTCGACATCTCCCGCTGCGTGGGCTGCCGCCGATGCGTCTACGCCTGCGTGAAGGAGAACAACCAGTCCCGCACCGAGCCGCAGATCCACTGGATCCAGGTGCTGGAGATGGACAAGGAGCACGGCGTGGACCTGGCCCACGCCGACCTCTACTACGAGGCCGACGCGGTGCCGCGCCCGGGCAAGTTCTACTTCCCGGTGCAGTGCCAGCAGTGCCGGAACCCGCCCTGCGTGAAGGTCTGCCCGACGCAGGCCACGTGGAAGGAGCAGGACGGCATCGTGGTCGTGGACTACGACTGGTGCATCGGCTGCCGCTGCTGCATGTCGGCCTGCCCGTACGGCGCGCGCCACTTCAACTGGGCCACGCCGAACCTGCCGGCCGAGGAGCTGAACCCGGACCAGCACTACCTCGGGAACCGCCCGCGCCCGAAGGGCGTGGTCGAGAAGTGCACCTTCTGCATCCAGCGCGTGCGCGAGGGCCGCTACACGGCCTGCGTCGAGGTGTGCCCGGTGGGCGCCCGGAAGTTCGGGAACCTGCTCGATCCCGAGAGCGAGATCCGCAAGGTGATGGAGACGAAGCGGGTCTTCGTCTTCAAGGAGGAGCTCGCCACCCACCCGCAGTTCTTCTACTTCTACGCGACCTAG
- a CDS encoding c-type cytochrome: MKRLVAVLAFAAFAAAARADDGAAVFAKKCAVCHGKDGKGAPAGKALGAKDLTTVKLSEAEIVKVVENGKGKMTGFKGKLSDDEVKSVAKYVKGGLK, encoded by the coding sequence ATGAAGCGTCTCGTCGCCGTCCTCGCCTTCGCCGCCTTCGCCGCCGCCGCCCGCGCCGACGACGGCGCTGCCGTGTTCGCCAAGAAGTGCGCCGTGTGCCACGGCAAGGACGGGAAGGGCGCGCCCGCCGGCAAGGCGCTCGGCGCGAAGGACCTCACCACCGTGAAGCTGTCCGAGGCCGAGATCGTGAAGGTGGTCGAGAACGGCAAGGGCAAGATGACCGGCTTCAAGGGCAAGCTCAGCGACGACGAGGTGAAGTCGGTCGCGAAGTACGTGAAGGGCGGCCTGAAGTAG